One window from the genome of Anopheles coluzzii chromosome X, AcolN3, whole genome shotgun sequence encodes:
- the LOC120955943 gene encoding high affinity copper uptake protein 1 — MDHNHGGPDDMEMLCPMQMSFHAGSCEVILFPSWATTEVGAFVGAVIGFFLLAFAYEGLKYGRELLHFSDASKRGGEVNDKRTLRQALLNRVHIIQTLLHLLQVSVSYLLMLIVMTYNCWLCLAVVLGAMCGYYVFGWVRNSSVDPTEHCN; from the exons ATGGACCACAATCATGGCGGACCAGACGACATGGAAATGTTGTGCCCGATGCAGATGTCT TTCCATGCGGGCAGCTGCGAGGTGATCCTGTTTCCCAGCTGGGCGACAACGGAGGTCGGTGCGTTCGTCGGTGCCGTCATCGGGTTCTTTCTGCTCGCGTTCGCGTACGAGGGGCTCAAGTACGGCCGCGAGCTGCTGCACTTTTCCGATGCGTCCAAGCGCGGCGGCGAGGTGAACGATAAGCGTACGCTCCG GCAAGCGCTGCTGAACCGGGTGCACATCATCCAGACGCTGCTGCACCTGCTGCAGGTGAGCGTCTCCTACCTGCTGATGCTGATCGTGATGACGTACAACTGCTGGCTGTGTCTGGCGGTGGTGCTGGGCGCGATGTGCGGCTACTACGTGTTCGGCTGGGTGCGGAACAGCTCCGTCGACCCGACCGAGCACTGCAACTGA
- the LOC120953576 gene encoding paired box protein Pax-1-like: MEPENQAQQYGEVNQLGGVFVNGRPLPNSTRMRIVELARLGIRPCDISRQLRVSHGCVSKILARYHETGSILPGAIGGSKPRVTTPKVVTYIRELKQKDPGIFAWEIRDRLLSDGVCDKNNVPSVSSISRILRNKLGNLAHHHHHPHHPHHPHAGTGGGGAHTPHAPAHLYNSIYPSYPYAASTLKSEMSCGGSPSPPTGATPIRSPHAHCPWPSSHSVTDILANVHHQATVAALRNGGTPTSQCHTTPPPTSVGGQLMSGGGGNGGGNGGGAGNGNGTMNGASASAAAAAAAAAAAAAAAAAAGNAAVAMHQHHHHHHHHQMQESVSPQSPNSYNYYMYLQSGGMHHGGLASASGL, from the coding sequence AGAACCAGGCCCAGCAGTACGGCGAGGTGAACCAGCTCGGCGGCGTGTTCGTGAACGGGCGGCCCCTGCCGAACAGCACGCGCATGCGGATCGTCGAGCTCGCCCGGCTCGGCATCCGGCCGTGCGACATCTCGCGCCAGCTGCGCGTCAGCCACGGCTGCGTGTCGAAGATACTGGCCCgctaccacgagaccggctcgaTACTTCCGGGCGCGATCGGCGGCTCGAAGCCGCGCGTCACCACGCCCAAGGTGGTGACGTACATCCGCGAGCTGAAGCAGAAGGATCCGGGCATCTTCGCGTGGGAAATCCGGGACCGGCTGCTGTCGGACGGCGTGTGCGACAAGAACAATGTGCCGAGCGTCAGCTCCATCTCGCGCATCCTGCGCAACAAGCTCGGCAACCTggcccaccaccatcaccacccgcACCATCCGCACCATCCGCACGCGGGCACGGGCGGCGGCGGGGCCCACACGCCGCACGCGCCCGCCCACCTGTACAACTCGATCTATCCCTCCTACCCGTACGCGGCCAGCACGCTCAAGTCGGAGATGTCGTGCGGGGGCAGCCCGTCCCCGCCGACCGGCGCGACGCCGATCCGCAGCCCGCACGCCCACTGCCCCTGGCCGTCGTCCCACTCCGTCACCGACATACTGGCGAACGTGCACCATCAGGCGACGGTGGCCGCCCTGCGCAACGGCGGCACGCCCACCTCCCAGTGCCACACGACCCCACCGCCCACCTCGGTCGGCGGCCAGCTGATGAGCGGGGGCGGTGGTAACGGCGGTGGTAACGGCGGCGGCGCCGGCAACGGGAACGGCACGATGAATGGCGCGAGCGCgtcggcagcggcggctgcggcggcggccgctgcggctgctgccgccgccgccgccgccggcaaTGCGGCGGTCGCgatgcaccagcaccaccatcaccatcaccaccaccagatgCAGGAGTCGGTGTCGCCCCAGTCGCCCAACTCGTACAACTACTACATGTACCTGCAGAGTGGCGGCATGCATCACGGCGGGCTGGCGAGCGCGTCCGGCCTATAG